GATGATTTCTATCAAGCCATGCATGATGTTAATGCCATTTGGAAAATTGCAACAACAACGCCTGATCACGATGAATTACGCACTTTAGTTGAAAAAATTGAGCAACAAGTCGGTTTAGAGTGTGAATGGTCTTGGGTTGATCAAGTTGATATCGCCAAAAAAGGCAACAGTAAAGGTCGTCGTTTACAACGCTGGGTTGAAGCGAATGGTATGAATATGAGTGACGTTATTGCCTTTGGTGATAATTTTAATGATCTTAGCATGCTAGAGCATGTTGGCTTAGGTGTTGCAATGGGTAATGCTTCAGATGAAGTAAAAGCACGCGCAAGAATGGTCACTAAAGTGAATTCACAACCAGGTATTGCTGAAACTATTCATAAATATATTTTGTCTTAGCCTTATTTTTACCTCAGCTAAAAGAAAAAGACCTCGTTTTTAATGAGGTCTTTTTATCGACACATATAACGGATAAATCAAAGATGGCGGCTTAGTGAAATACTCTTAATTTGCGCATAAAGCCATTGCCCTTCTTGAATATTCAATTCATCTTTTGCCCAAGGCGTGATCCTTGCCCATAAATAATTACCATCATTGACAAGTTTCACATCAACTTGGCCATCATTTTTAATGGTTTCAACCACTTTCATATGCAAAATATTACGAATACTACTATTTGATGGGCGAGTGGTAGTCAGTGACACATCAGAAGCATCAATACGAACACGAACATCACGACCAATTTTAGTCTCGATTTGAGGCAACCACAGCACTTGATTACCGAAAGCCGTTGCTGTCATATCGTAATGGCTATGGTGTTCTACTACCATCACATTCGCGATACTGCTGAGTGTCTCTTTTTGTAACCAAGGACGTAATGCACTGCTTGCCCATACATCTTCCAGCTTACCTGTCGCCTTAATTTTTCCTGCATCCATCACAATGACGTTATCTGCAAGTCGAATAATTTCATCAAGGCTATGACTCACATACAAAATAGGAATTTGTACATCTTGTGAGAGCTTTTCTAAATATGGCAGTAACTCTCGTTTACGCGGTAAATCAAGTGAAGCCAAAGGCTCATCCATCAACATAATATCAGGCGCTGTTAATAACGCTCGTCCTATGGCAACACGCTGTTTTT
This genomic stretch from Proteus vulgaris harbors:
- the modC gene encoding molybdate transporter ATP-binding protein: MLEMNFKQTLGSLRLEVNTELPTESITAVFGLSGAGKTSLINVIGGLTKPDSGRIILNNHTLVDTEKKIYLPPEKRKVGYVFQDARLFPHYTVKGNLLYGMSPTMKVQFDRIIHLLGIGHLLTRFPITLSGGEKQRVAIGRALLTAPDIMLMDEPLASLDLPRKRELLPYLEKLSQDVQIPILYVSHSLDEIIRLADNVIVMDAGKIKATGKLEDVWASSALRPWLQKETLSSIANVMVVEHHSHYDMTATAFGNQVLWLPQIETKIGRDVRVRIDASDVSLTTTRPSNSSIRNILHMKVVETIKNDGQVDVKLVNDGNYLWARITPWAKDELNIQEGQWLYAQIKSISLSRHL